Below is a window of Pocillopora verrucosa isolate sample1 chromosome 6, ASM3666991v2, whole genome shotgun sequence DNA.
TGCAAATCCTTATTTTCATCCTAATTATCTTATGGATAATCGGCTTTTTGGTTATTGGGTCCTGTTATCTTAGGATTAATGTCCAAATACAAAAACGGCTCCGAAGGCGTCACACTCGAGAAAATGTTTCAGTCCATGCGGCagccgaaaataaaatttcatataCAATGCTTTTGCTAACAGTTGCCATTTTGATTTCTGGTGTTCCCtctattattgtttttttcttcgcgTCATCGACGTCCTCTTTCCGAACAATTTCGGCAAACCGATGGGCTGAATTGATCCTCCAACTAAATTCCCTTCTAGATCCTGCACTTTACTTCTACAGAAACGTACGCTATAGAAAAGCTGCCCTGGAGCTGATGGGGTGCGCAATGTCACAGGAAACCCAAGAGGAATCTGGAGTGAAGCGTCGTGAAAGGAGACGGCGCAGTTCTGTACCGTCTATAGTTCTAAATGAGTTGATGGAGTGCAAACCAAGTCTTAACCTTCCGGAACTAAGAAATGACGGGCTTAGAATGCCAGACATTCATGTGGAGTCAGCTCCGCCATCAACGTACTGTGACAACTTGCGTGATAAATTTCAATTCACGGAGCTAAAATTCGGTGATAACTTGCGTGCATCCGTCACGCGAAGCGGCAGTGACATCTTACATGATGCAAGAGGAAATAACACGCTAACTGTGATGGCAAAGATTGAAAGTGCACCATAGAGAAAAATGGTCAAAGATTAATAAGAACTTATGGAAAGATAACGGCAAGTTTCAGAAAACATGGAATTCCCTCAAAGAATCAAACAGGGGAATCGAAGGTTGCAATTGATTCTCAGCGAAGAAAGTCATCGCCATTATTTTCAACGATCTCATAGCTCGGAAGTGTTAGAGAATCCACAAGAGTTCTAAGCTTCTTTTTGATCTGAATATACCCCAGGGTGACTGAAGCTTAGACTAGAAcatattgaaaatatttaacataaccAAAGCGTAGAAGCAAGAGTCAAAAATAGGCCTGCAAGTCGTGTTTAGGCTTCGGTCCTAATAATATATACGAAATGACATAGGAAAGCGACCTCGAATGGTGTTGTAAGGGGATCAATTCGATAAACATGacttacaacaacaacaaaaaaatagatACCTGTGTAAATACACTTTTTCAGCGCAGTTTAAGGCAAAGGTATATTACCATACAAGAGAAGTTAACATATTTAAATAAGATATTTGAAAACCGCTCTTGCCCTATTTACATGAAGGGCTTTTTCAGTCGGGAGATTTTAGAGCTTCGAATCGTTGctctgttgtttttctctttaggCTATTAAAGTTGTATTAAAGTATATGGTCATTTATACCCATACTCTATCATTTGATCGATTTAAGAGTCGTTAACTCTAAAAAATAGTTATAGATAAGTAAGATTTTATCCACGTCAATGAAATTGTTTGCCACGCCGTCAGTGGAACTCAACAGCGAAAACAACCCATTTCTCCGCCTACGTAATCGGCCCTCCACCAGATTTTTATATACAGGTGATAGTTTATATTCaccctcctctcccccccccccagcaaAGCGAGTCCAGCGGGAGTatagaccccccccccccccatcagaCCTATGGGCTTTTTAACTACTTGTCTGACATCAATTTCTCAGTTGTCTTTAAATATTTCTAAGGCTTTTAGACTTCagttaaaaacattttctttgtttcttgaaCTCAAAGTTTCAACTCCCCTATTATAAGTTTATTGATTTGTCTCTCCCCACCATCCACACGGAGAGACTATTGTCTGTTTGCCATCTCAACACGCAATAGGAGTGATCTCGTAATCTGTAGAAAGCTTGAGCGAAGACGTTTCTTTGGCGCGAACGGCGACCGGTAGGCAAATGAAACTTTTGTCGAGATTAAAAAATCCAtgttacaggaaaaaaaatccaagaactttatgcataatgaagtatcGGTGATAAATAGATTTCCTTTCCGGGGCATTTCGTAAAAGACTATGCCAAACTAGTATGATGATTATATGACGACTCCGTAATCATTCAAAACTTCCTGCAGGTTTTGAGCTtgcaataaaatatattaaaactgCTTTACCATGTAATCTGTGATGTATCACAAAACCATAGAGTTAGAAATGTTATTAGCATGCAGCCTCTCCTCaacatttgaattaattgaACACTAGCCTGAGGTGATGCAATAAGGCGAGTTTCTTGGGAGGGGGTTTATACCTCGGTATAACTTTGAATTCGCTTTACTTATAACAAAGATATACGCAACATCAAGAGGGGAGGGTCTCTAATCAGATCATAAACGCTTCAGGGCTAAAAACATCGCccataaaattgttttaaggCTGTCCTTATTTCGCTATCTCGCCAACTGTAAAATAACGGATTTAGCGACGAGTTGAGAAAAACCAATGTCATTGTTGTGATATAAACATTTGACGCGGCATATCCTCTGTTGACAAAAATCAGTTGATGGTAAACTGCAAAAGGCATATAACAGCTCAAAAGTAAGATATACAGGAGAAATATGTTCACAGCAGATCTCACAAATCTTTTTACGCGCAATATGTTTTCGTTGTTCGCATCTTGTTGCTGTAATTGCAGCTGTCGCTGAATTTGCCTTTGATGGCGTAGAACAATCAGGTAGATTTTCAAATGAACAGCAAAATTTCCAATTAGAATGCACATAATAACAATACTGATCATTTTGAAAACCAAGTAGAAATTCAATAaccaaaaaactgaaaaaagagcTGCGTAAATCCAAATGATAATTACTACCACAGTGGCACGAAACGGTGTAACTTCTGCTTCATATCTCAAATGCAGTTGAACGGCAAGCAAACGGTCCACGGCTATTGCTGTAACGGAATAGAAAGACACTGTACAAGACACGCTTCCCAAAATATTGAAGTAGAGTAAACCATCAGTCGTTGCTAAGTTTTCCAAATGAGCTACAAAAATAGGTTGGACAACCAAACCAATACTTAGGTCTGATACAGCGAGACTTGATAATAAAATATTCGACACTGAATGCAACGATGATGTCTTCCAAATGGTCAGTAGAATGCTCGAGTTTCCAAGCACCGCTGTACAgcagaaaaaaagatttatatAACGTATGACGATCATGTAATTTTCTGTTGTGTTATTAAACACCACTGTATCTTTTGAACTGTTCATTGCAACTCCGAGTATTTTACTGAAATATGAAGGTACGCCTATGATTTCTGCCTTAGATCCAATATCCCCTCCGACTGaaattcatttattatttatatcattgACTCTGGCAATGTCAACAAGGATCAGTGATGTATTGATTAACCTTTTTGATCCGTACGTTCGATTTTAATAGGTTTTTTCTCGAACAATCTGGCATGCCTTTGAGCTGTGATCTGATTGACTGAGATGTGAGATAGCATAGCAAATGTTCTCTTGCTAAATATAGGTTATCATAACAACCCTTGATGTTtatgtgaaatgaaaatacGATATCCATTTATAATAATGaataaagaggctcttgatgcacatattttaaaaacatacacaagtatttaattttcattcaaatgaaGGCATTTCACATATCTTGCGTGATTAGACCGCTGAAAATATACGATCAGGTATTTCGACCACTTTCCCGACGTCAAAATCCGTAACGAGTGTAGAGAGAAATGAGTTCCCTACCGTCTCAATATGAAACCGTTTTAATTATACTTAAAAGTACATCATCCATAGTAAAGCTTGCATCCATAACGGCTACAAACTCAACAAACCGTTAAAACTACGCAATGCCCAtgggaattaatttttttttaattgtaaaaatcCTGCTTGATAAGGCTCAATAGTAAACCTTTAAGTGGTGAAAAAATCCATGATTATGTTAGAAAACTTTTCTCGCTTGTCTCGTGATTACCAATAGGTCACTTACCGGTTGGTCCTATTCAGGCGATTAGGTCGAGTAGCTACGCATACATGATGTCCGATGTGATTGGCAGATTTCAAATGGCTGTTGTAGTGGATTTGTGGCTACTACTTCCTATAAGAGGCGAAGCAACATATGTCGTCGAGATGAGTGGGTGAGTTTAAGATTAGAATTCTGATCTGCAAGACCCAATTTGACCCGATGTTTCCCGGTCCTAAgtatcgttttcttttttttagtagTTCGACATTCGCACTCGATACACAGTTTTTTAGTTCTCTCCATTTGCGATTCCTGGCTTATAGCCGCTAGCACATTATGTTTTCAGACTTTGCTGTTATACTACGGAAAACAACagaagacgataaacatctcacaatcatttccGGATTGCGCGCGATTAATAATTAACATCTTAATATGTTTAATCAGCCCATCATAAAagctttgagaaaaaaaattctgtcttgaaagagaaaattttattgattgaATCAGCGACTTAAGCCGAAAAGAGCCGCTAAATTTACGAAGCGAGCAAGTACCCTAATTATTTAACAGAATAATTGAACGGAGGTACGGTGGATCGGCGGAAGGGCGGAATATCTTAAGACGCGAGTAGCTATAGCCAGGCACAATTCAAGTCCGAGCAGCCAAGGAGGAACAAAAGCGCCTTCGCGTTTCGCTCCATGGGAACACCTTCTAACAACCGGAaaaataatgaggatcgaaatgcaccacTAGCAGCGTACCAACGTGCTACATGGCATGGTAAACacatcgcctgatgaagactagcagtattgcagttgAAACTTTGCGATCAACGTCAAAAAGTgactatcgtgagacaaacgaacaaagttcatctcctatcttacaccacgatgaacaacaaacacatattttattaaatttttaaaaaactgctCGAGCTTCAAAGTCCATATTTGGGCAAAAAATTGCATCTTTGCTCTGATTGATTAGCTAACGAAAACCTCAGCTTGTTTGCAACATAGGGGAACTTCCTGCTAAGCTCTGCAGTTTTCCTGCGGGTCAAATTACATGCACGACCAAAGCCTGCCTCCCGATTTTCCGCTTATGGGATAGACTTGACAAAACATCAAGTAATGAGAGAACGAAAAGGCTTGGACGATTTGAGATTCCACAATTAAGGTagaattattcaaaaattaaaaaaaatgcaataaacgGAACTTCTCAAACTTGTTTTGGTTgatatcctgaaaaaaatattggttaAGATCTTATTTGTCGTCAGAGGGCTGAAAAACAATTCGTCATTGCTGGATTCCTTCTTCCGCTATGGTGAAGCAAAACCTGGGTTCGATTACGCCAATTTTGCAAAACAGATCGCGAATTATTTCTGCCTGGTATTCTATAGAAGGAAATCCTCTATAAATTCGTTAGTAATATCAGAAGCAGGTAAATGTTACAATCCAACATGAAGACAATGCATGTTTTGTGTTTCCTGATTAGCGTTTTTTTAGCAGATGTAAAGTTTCACCGCCTCAACCATTAGCATGCCAAACTCCCCGCAGGAAATTTATCTGTCCCTTGTTTACATGATGTCTAATTCGCCGAAATTTAACCACCGCAAAcaggagaaaattaaaaaggaaaaaacgctCACATTCTTGTAAAATGTCAAACGCTATCTTTTTTTAACATCCTTGAACTACGTAGACGTCTTTCGCAATTTATCCTCTTCTTATTTTTCACTTAGGTCATCATGTTTCAGGTATTTCGACCACTTTCCTGCCGTCAAAAACCGTAGCAAGTGTAGATAGAAATGTGATCCCTACCTGGTTATAGGAAACAGCCTAAATTATGCTTAAAAACTACATTACCCATAGTAAAACTTGCATCCACAGATACGGATAAACTCGACGTGATTGGCTTCTGTATATTTCCTATAAGAGGCAAAGCTACATCATCGTCGAGATAAGGGAGAGAGTGTAATAATAGAATTCTGATCTTGACCCAATTTGACCAGATGTTTCCCGGTcctatttaatgttttttttcggGGTATCGTAGTAGTTCGACATTCGCACTCGACATACAGTTTAGTTCTCTCCTTTTGTGATTTCTGGATTATAGGTTTGGCTTGTCTTGTAGGATAAAATCACAATAATACCTATGATATATCTCCCTTcctttatgaattttttttaagcaaggGACGAAACTGCATCCTACTTCGTTTAGCGAGACTTCTTGAAATTGCAACTTTCTGTTTAAGTTCAGCGTCAGAGGACATCATGATTTTCTTGCTCTTGAATTGCACGTCCTCTTATCTATTCAGCCCAACCTTGCTCTTCCTCTGAGACTACAATAAATATTTGGCAAGGTTGTTCTATTTGGCGATATGCcggttttagtttttttccgACCTTTCGGGTACCGCCCCCTGTCTGCGTGTTACACACTGGCTACTAACCTAAACATCTTTATCTTAGTCGAGTTAATTTTGCCGTAATTTAAATGGCAGGTTTGAACAGCACGTAGTATTTCAGATATTTCGGTTAACAATCCTCGAATCAAATCGCGTGACCGAAGCCCTCATGTGTTCGAAGCCCGCAAACTCGTAGGAGCTTCATATGCCGAGGCCCATATGGACTCTTTGTAAAACTATAGTTTTTGTAAAACTACAGTCTTATCAGCTGGCTGTTTCTATCTTTGTGCATCAGTGAGTTTGAACACGACCTACTGCACGTTGAAGGAAGTTAGAGTGACAGGTGCTTGACATACGCTGACTGAGCATATCTTTTTGCTTCATTTAATGAGAGTATTTTAACGATCGGCGTTTTTACGACAGTCTTCCAATTCACAACTACTCATCATTCCTCCTTTAGGAGGTCTAAGCCTTGTattaattgaaacattttttcgttatttttcagctttttgcATAAACAGAGGAGTAAGAAATAGCCTATTTACTCGTTACCCTATAAAAGATAGTTGCGCAAGGCATCACGTTTCACAAAAGCAGACTAACAGAGGAGGTTTCCCCGTATTGTCTGGGACTTAAACAACCTCAATAACAAGATAAAATCCCGTTTATTAAAGGAAATTTGGGGAATACTGCTTGATGTCTTCAATAAAAAGTATATAACCTGATTAAGATTGTGGCTTAAACAGTAattcttatttccttttcacATTTTCACAGCCTCTGTGTAATCGGCTGTAAGTCAGTTTTCACCGCTCGAACAAGCATAAACATATGTAAATCCATATGTAAGCAAAATTGCATCCATGCGTCTTCAGCTTCTTTGCAACAAAGGGGAATTTAGACACTTCTAAGTTGCATGCTCAGTGTACAAAACGTTTGATGACAAGAATATATTGCACCTAAAGAGCTGACACCAGAACATAACATAAAAGATGTGCAAACCGTTTCATTTCCCGTAAGACACTGAGACGGAATTTCCGAGAATTTgacataaaaataataattttcagtCCGCTAGTTAATCAGCCTTTGTCAACTTGGCAATGGCCAGAGCACTTCAAAAGTGATTTTAAAGTCAAAACGTCACGCTATCCTATTTACTGGAATTTTCCAGCTTTTCCGCGGGTCACATCTTAAGCACATGACCAGAAACTCTATCCTCTTTTCCGCTTCGCCGGTATATAATCACCACGAACATGAAGCCCTGAGAGGGCAACAAGGTTGAGCGATTAGAGATTCCACATTAAAAGGTAGGTTTAAGTAAGGAAGAAATAATGCTACTTTCGGATCTTCTTAGAAAATTTTCTGAAGAACCTACGGTGTGGGCAACAATGGTGTAAATATTACTCGCCACTAAAGGGCTGTAAAACCTGTCTAACCTGTAACAATCGTTGGATTCCTTCTTAGGCTATCACGAAGCAAGACTTAAGTTCGGTTGCGCTAAATCTGCAAAGCATAACAATTACTCTTACGTGGTATTCTACAAAAAAGAGACCCTTTTAAATTCGTGATCAGTCAATACTGAAAGGAGACAGCTTTCGTCCCGACAGGAAGAGAGTACCTGGTTATTATATTTCCAGATTGAATAGCGTATTTTTTGGTAGATATGAAGTGATGTTTTGCCTCCTAAACCATAGCCATGCCAAATGGTTTACATCTTCCTCAGTGTTGTTGCCTCGCGTTAAATTTATGTGTCCCCTCTATATTATTTAATCCGCTGAAATTTATTAACtgcaacaaaggaaaaaaagccgGTCACAAGCTTGTGAAAGGTCAAAAATTTATCTCCGCCTACGTCCTTGTAGACGCCTTTCGCAACTTTCCTGTTCTTTCTTCTCAATTTAGGTTGTAATGGTTCCTTTTGTATTTAAATAAACTGTTGACGTTGTCAACAATAGATAGTTTTATCTTTCGCCGCAGATTCAAATCCAGTAATCGTCTTGGCTCCGCTGCCCAAGGTATTCTTTTCCTTACGCAAATATTTCTTCCAGACTAAGGGAATTCGTATGAAGCTTGTCTTCCCTTTTGGGCTAAACTCTCACCGGTCAAGTAGGAAATTTAAGGCAAATTcgcataaaacaaaaacatatatGGTATAACCTGAAATAATAAAGAGGAAAATCTCTTTGAAAATGCTATATTCACAACAGATGCAGATATCCTTCATATATCATACGTCTACTCTAGTTACAGACTGGAATTTCCTCGCCACCCACAGATTTTGATTTCCGATCTTGTCACTACTCACATTTTTTACCACCTCCTGAGTTAAATCCTCTTTCACCTTCTTAAATGAAATCTTGTTTCGcctgaaagttttaaaaattcgtATGGTGCACAGCTTTTGCTCTTTGTTTcggtgaaaaaattatttaaaactaaTTGAACGGCAcgaatgaattttttaaaatcattgtttttaaatatttttttccagatttgGGTTTTAACTTGATTTGAAGTTACAGGACGAACTTGGCAAACTACGAATAAGCTAGCCTGATTTAAACGTGTCGATTATCATTAGTGCCAGATTTCTTGCTGACCCCTCGCCGCGTCGCTTTACTAAAAGGGTCTCAACTTGATCACGGACGAAGAGACGCTCGTGCCACAGTAAAAATAATGAAGGCGTGCTCGCAAGACAGTTAATGTGTGGTTTACCTCTTTTGGATAATAATTTCGAATCAAAATAATTACGCTGATAACGCGGGCTTCCTCACAGATCAGACAAGGCATGATATCAAGGAAAAAGCTCGAATAACATGTAAAACCCGCTGCACAAACCGGTTATATCTCCCGTCTTGTGGAGGCTCGCAACACGTGGCAATCGATGTAAGATTGATGTTTGTAATCTCTTGAGTGCACGCGGTCCAATCCACAAAGGTAGGGTATCTAAAGTATCATTATCCACTGTGTTGCTTCACAGTGGATGAGTTCACTCTCATGTTAGGCTTAAATTACCAGTCAAGCCTTCTGCTTTTGGCGTGTAAAGGATTTTGTTGTTCGGTAGTGAAAAAATTGTCAGTATTTGTTTGGAATTGGAATTTGTAAAACACAGTCGACTGCATCGACTAAAtatcaaattgatatttgaacGAAAATGTAGGGTTAAAAATTTGTGTCTCGGAAATGTTTAACAAATCGCGCAGAATGTAGATCATGGAACATGCTTTTGCGGTCTTCTTTGAATATCCCCTTAAGTCAAGTTTagtacatttttttaatcatttttgttattatgttTGGTTGACCTTGAGTGACCGGGCAGGCACACGCATAACTTGATTGCGCGATTATGAGACAACACCCTTTTAGATGAAATAGATGATCATTTTGAATCAGTTTGAAGGTGCTCCCATACAATTTTACCACAGGAATCTCTTGCATTTTGTACAAATTATGTGattgttttgaagaatttagagTTTTTTAGAGATAAAAATAAGATTTATCATACTTGAGATTTTGCGAAGCAAAATATAAAGGAATGGATGCTATTTTTGTTCTCGTCATGGACTTTGATTTCGAAGACATAAAGGTCTTGATCCTAATCACTAATGACGCAGATAGTGTCATAAAACGTTTAAGATAAGCTGGAGAATTTGCGACTGCCTGAAAATATGTCgcaaaacattaatttataaTGCCAtgaaattataataatgataataatatttatacGTGATAACCCTGTCTGCGTAATAAGCACTGGTATCAAAGGAGGTCCTGTTATTAGAGTACATAAGTAAAACTATAAAAGGTCTAGGAGGTAAAAATTCACTGAGAATTGTCACACGGccaaaaatacataaaaagaAGCATACATCTACATATAAAACTTATCATCTAATTGAGGAAAAAGTCCTTTGTCTCCCTTGAGAAATTAATGAAGGATTCCTTTGATTCAATATGGCGAGGATGACCGTTGAATTTTATCGCaccagtaaaataaaaacatctctAAGCAACCTCTGAGTTGACTTTCGAAATACGAATGTCATGACAGCGTCTAGTCGAAACTGTGCGTACagtaaagtaaaaataattatttagatAAGGTGGTACCGAACCATCTGTCTGGTAAACAAGACAATGTGAAGTTTACGCCTATCAATCAAGGGCACTAGACCCAAAGTAGCATTCAGTTCTTTCGTATCGAGACtagaatttggaaaaattaactGCGCAGCTCTATGCTGTAGTCTCTCGAGGGCATCAGAATTAACTTTTCCACATCCATGCCAAGCGATATCACAGTAGTCAAACGTAggtaaaatcatctttttgttaACGTTTAAATAGCCAAACAATTGATAATGGACGACTTCCTCAGCGATTTTGGAAATCATTGGTAGAATAGAAATTGGGCGATAGCTATCCATTTCTTCCGTGTTACCGGACTTGAATAACCGCATAACTCTTGAAGTCTTTCAGCCGGCTGGCAACACtccagatgaaaagaaaaggttaaTTATGCGAGTCAAACACTCAGAAATAACCGGGGCTCCGTTCTTAAGCGAGCGTGCGGGAATATTGTCTATTCGAATCCAGTAACTTTGTTCGTTGTTAGCTTTCTTAGCAAATTGTAAACAACTTCAGGTCTTACTACACTTAGCTCGAAGGTTTCGTTTGTAAAAGGAGCTTCAGTACTTAGCGACGGTGATTACTGTCGTTGGCAAGATATatgacaaaatggaaaaattgcgcaatagtacccagtggtcattgggccctcaacaccatgacaactaactgtgatccaatgagggtgaaggtgttcacttgctgatcacgtgttatcttgatgatgattgacgttgtcatgcacggacaggtctgggtcacatgacgagcacgatatttttgcttagaaaactcttttgtcggtcgttttgtatttcaacgtgtttggattacgatcacctgaagcattatagcgcaaacgctcgaaatacttacagacgcatacacaagtcgtattgttcgcggccaatctacactaaaagatgttattgggcggtaattttggaccggattgagtcgcgaactgcgtatccgttgtagtttctggtgatttctgccgttttaagcttgctttaccatcactgttattcacatcatctacttttattatgttggtaaaatctgtacagacatcacacaaaccaactcgcgcacaaagtaagaagagtatattgaaggcttgaaattatattacgatcgattttcatcaagaaatgggccaggaattttttACAATAGTGCaaagaatcgtgaaggctgatcgaggaaaagcgattgcgtgacgctcggtaagctgtaagatgacatgttattatttaccagacgtaaaaactcttcagattctcagtctgcattttgtacccactctgcagtctccagtctatattttgtatccggtctgctgtctgcattttgtactaacaggtatctgtggcaccaatacagattatttttggttacatttattcgcacaacacacataatctgccacaaaatacctgtgtgtgaggtaattcgacattttcgttcttttccacgttaatactcttctttccttttgtaagaatgtagaccacaagtaatccacccaccctacaaaaagtaactcttgcatgcatagcagCAAGCtattttttgaaataggtgtatgcccttagccagacttgagctcactatttcagtatactaatccgacacccgtagtatcactgcacttgattccaaggatccagtaccatccaggtatcccagttaccctgctcacagggtctagttgcATTTATGTCTTAATTTCGTGTGTTAAACATGGGTTGTTGAGAACTCTGACTTTCTTTTTGGATCAAAGGAGCGTGCCGATCATACTGCACTTTGAAATTGAcactaaccctttaactcctagatcaaatttgtatttctccttactgtcaaccatacaattattataattttagttcagataatttagtattagatcaattaattatccccaactttatatttttctttattcttaacaCTTgactggttgatattttattgatattgcaaggagaaattctgtcttggtcactcatgggagttaatgAGTTTAAGAACTAATGCGACTTTTTTGACGAGTTCCATCCGGTTTTGTGGTGTAGACAAAATATGATCAGACTTTTCACATGCAAAGAAATGAAATCAGAGTATCTATTCACATTTTACTTCAGCTTTCACTATATTTAATTCTTGATAAAGAATGCTCTCGTCTTGGCCTGTAAATAATAGTTAACCGTAGAAGGATGAGCGACCATGAAAGATAAACTCGAATTCATAACCTGAAAAGTGGGAAGAGTAGACATGACTTTCCACATTTTACCATTTTACCATCATTGACAATTACAGGTTTAGAACTTAAGTCCTTCAACTTGCCAAAATGCTactaaataatattttgaaacgtTTGCCGACTACCATGTTTCCTCAGATAAGCCTCCACGCTCTAAGAAAACGCCAACCCTTGCCTAAAACCCCTCCTGATTAAGCGCCCCTGCACTTTCCAATCACTTTATTCATTAACTAGagagagttaaaagaaaaaattttctttactttatccACACTACCTCTTGGCCTTGCCACATCAGCTTCAGATCATGTCTCATTagcacccccacccccccccttACTGTACTACCTTTTCGCAGAAATTTTAAACAAGCGCTTGAGCGCtatattcgaggaaatacggtatttaaacattttgttaaactttcgtgccaaaaaataaaagatctaCTGGCCCTTTATCGTTTTAAACTGTGATAGTACCTTGCCGCTAATTGCTTTCGATCGTACTCACGCCAGGACATCTTACTATGCTTTGCTCAGGTATTGAGTACCAG
It encodes the following:
- the LOC136281943 gene encoding lysophosphatidic acid receptor 3-like; the protein is MNVSGKNQESLANSSKSVFVSCPNNPLFIWDLKQTLSLQLSIAVTTIACPIIIVLNALVIVTVKKFKKLQTNSNILLASLACVDLIVGTVSLPLTIFLDALILHGTVSEEKICAIDRIAGFVLYSTFNVSFYHLILIAKERYAAVVKYAEYKVVVSKVRIKNYVAFPWITTLSTAAIFATLVGAGVPYSVVQILIFILIILWIIGFLVIGSCYLRINVQIQKRLRRRHTRENVSVHAAAENKISYTMLLLTVAILISGVPSIIVFFFASSTSSFRTISANRWAELILQLNSLLDPALYFYRNVRYRKAALELMGCAMSQETQEESGVKRRERRRRSSVPSIVLNELMECKPSLNLPELRNDGLRMPDIHVESAPPSTYCDNLRDKFQFTELKFGDNLRASVTRSGSDILHDARGNNTLTVMAKIESAP